The following proteins are co-located in the Euzebyales bacterium genome:
- the rfbB gene encoding dTDP-glucose 4,6-dehydratase has product MHVFVTGGAGFIGSNFIRWVLRTQPDVTVTNFDALTYAGNLDNLRDVDAARYRFVRGDVRDADVVREHLSGHDAVVNFAAESHVDRSITGSEEFLTTNVLGAHVLFTAARECGIERFLHISTDETYGSIAEPGRFVEGDALEPNSPYAVSKASADLLARASRVTFDYPITITRTTNNFGPYHYPEKVIPLFITNLLDGEPVPLYGAGANVRDWTFVTDNCAAQWLVLTDGEPGGIYNVGAGNEMTNLELTHRILEALGHSDDMIRSVADRPGHDLRYAVDTSRIRALGWKPEFDFDGGLEATITWYRDNEWWWRPLKQGGATQRRGLMEQAPAR; this is encoded by the coding sequence ATGCACGTGTTCGTGACCGGCGGCGCCGGCTTCATCGGCTCGAACTTCATCCGCTGGGTGCTGCGGACGCAGCCCGACGTGACCGTGACGAACTTCGACGCGTTGACCTACGCGGGCAACCTCGACAACCTGCGCGACGTTGATGCCGCCCGATACCGGTTCGTGCGCGGCGACGTCCGCGACGCCGACGTGGTCCGCGAGCACCTGTCCGGTCACGATGCGGTCGTCAACTTCGCCGCCGAGAGCCACGTGGACCGGTCGATCACCGGTTCGGAGGAGTTCCTGACGACCAACGTGTTGGGTGCGCACGTTCTGTTCACGGCCGCGCGGGAGTGCGGCATCGAGCGGTTCCTCCACATCTCGACCGACGAGACCTACGGCAGCATCGCCGAGCCGGGACGGTTCGTCGAAGGCGACGCGCTGGAGCCGAACTCGCCGTACGCGGTGTCGAAGGCGTCGGCCGATCTGCTCGCTCGCGCCAGCCGGGTGACGTTCGACTATCCGATCACGATCACACGCACGACCAACAACTTCGGGCCCTACCACTACCCCGAGAAGGTCATCCCGCTGTTCATCACCAACCTGCTCGACGGTGAGCCGGTTCCGCTGTACGGCGCCGGTGCCAACGTGCGGGACTGGACCTTCGTCACCGACAACTGCGCTGCGCAGTGGCTCGTGCTGACCGACGGCGAGCCCGGTGGGATCTACAACGTCGGTGCCGGCAACGAGATGACCAACCTGGAGCTGACCCATCGGATCCTCGAGGCGCTCGGGCACTCGGACGACATGATCCGCAGCGTCGCTGACCGGCCAGGCCATGATCTGCGCTACGCGGTGGACACCAGCCGCATCCGTGCGCTGGGCTGGAAGCCCGAGTTCGACTTCGACGGCGGGCTCGAGGCCACGATCACGTGGTACCGCGACAACGAGTGGTGGTGGCGGCCACTCAAGCAGGGCGGCGCGACGCAGCGTCGCGGTCTGATGGAGCAGGCGCCGGCCCGCTGA
- a CDS encoding sulfotransferase, giving the protein MQRSDSAPRRVFVVGAQRCGTTYLHRLLDSHPDITMAAPVRPEPKIFLSDDVTGDHDAYDARAFPQAPTTAVRGEKGTSYIEHPAALDRMAATFPDAHVVVVLRDPIERALSNYRFSVDHGLEDLGADEALLADLDGEDRPYDRARISVSPYAYVRRGRYLPYLREVERRFRPDRVHVVVFEDLVAGTDALRRLYAALSVDPDHRPPMTGAVTNASQAAAALAPATRARLRAHFAETNAALARHLGRSLDAWQ; this is encoded by the coding sequence GTGCAACGATCCGATTCCGCTCCACGACGCGTGTTCGTCGTGGGCGCGCAACGCTGCGGCACCACCTACCTGCACCGACTGCTCGACAGCCATCCGGACATCACCATGGCGGCGCCTGTGCGCCCGGAGCCGAAGATCTTCCTGTCCGACGACGTCACCGGGGACCACGACGCCTACGACGCGCGCGCGTTTCCGCAGGCGCCCACGACGGCGGTGCGCGGGGAGAAGGGCACCAGCTACATCGAGCATCCCGCGGCGCTCGACCGCATGGCCGCGACGTTCCCCGACGCCCACGTGGTGGTCGTGCTGCGCGATCCCATCGAACGGGCGCTGTCGAACTACCGCTTCTCGGTCGACCACGGCCTCGAGGACCTCGGCGCCGACGAGGCGCTGCTGGCCGATCTGGACGGCGAGGACCGCCCGTACGACCGCGCGCGCATCTCGGTGTCGCCGTACGCGTACGTCCGGCGCGGCCGGTACCTGCCGTACCTGCGCGAGGTCGAGCGGCGGTTCCGCCCCGACCGGGTGCACGTCGTCGTGTTCGAGGACCTGGTCGCCGGCACTGATGCGCTGCGCCGGCTGTACGCGGCGCTCAGCGTGGATCCCGACCACCGACCGCCGATGACCGGAGCCGTCACGAACGCGTCACAGGCCGCGGCCGCCCTTGCGCCGGCCACACGCGCGCGGCTGCGGGCGCACTTCGCGGAGACCAATGCGGCGCTGGCGCGCCATCTCGGCCGATCGCTCGACGCCTGGCAGTGA